The segment GAACTTTTCCTAAAGCTTTGGCTGCAGGTTCAGTAAGAATTGCCCGGGAACCCTTATATCCTGTAACCGGAGACCCTAAAAAGTTGTTTGTACCTGTGTACCTAAGGTCAACAATAATATCGGGAATTACTTCATCCACATACACAAAACCCTTCGGCAAAATTTTTAATTGGCCAAAGCACAGAATATTCATTAAGAAGATGAAAATAAAATAACTGGGTTTCATAGATAATTCTGTTCCTGAAAAATAAGAAAAACTTTCAACCTTAATAATTTTTAATTTGAAAGTAATATTCCTGGAGTAATTTTTTAAAAAATGCTCAATTTTGCTGTTAAGCCCCAACAGAAGCTATAAAATTAATGTATTTTTGAAGTTAATATTGACGAATCTTATTCGGAAATTATCATCATGGAAAAAACTTCTTTAGAACCTGATTCTTCAATTGTTTTTAAACCTGTTCTTAAAGCAAATGCGGAGGCAATATTAAAAGTTGCCCAGGGTTCTTTACTTGTTTTGGATAGGGAGCTAAGAATAATTTCCGGAAATAAAGATTTTTATATCCATTCTCATCTTTCGCCTAAAGTCATAGAAAAACAATTTCTGCGGGATGTTTTTACGTATGAAATGGGCTTCGAACAATTGTTGCACACTATAATTACAGGGAAAAAACAATCAGATAGTTCAACAATAATTCTCAATAACTTATCAGTCAAAAAACAATTTGATATTTCTATAGGTCGTTTGGATCTCGAAGCCGGGGAAATTCTGCTTTTAATAAATTTTAAAAATTCATCTACAGGTCCTTTAACAGGTTCAAAAAGAACTTTTACAAAAGGATTGAATGATATTTTATCTCACGCACCAGCTGCAATTTGTACCCTACGGGGTCCGAAGCATATTTTTGAACTGGCCAATGAACGCTATATTAACTTGGTTGGAAAAACCAACATTCTTGGTAAGGAAGTGCGTCAGGTTCTGCCTGAAGTTGAAAACCAGAGCTTTTTCGAAATTCTTGACAAAGTTTATTCTACAGGAAATCCATTTGTGGGAAATGAAATCCCTATTAAACTGGACGTGGGAGAGGAAGAGCCAAGACTTTCCTACCTGGACTTTGTGTATCATCCCACAAGAAGTTCTGGAGGGGAAGTAGATGGCATTTTTGTGCATGCTATAGATGTAACCGAACAGGTGTTGGCAAGGAAAAAAGTCGAAGAAAGTGAAAAACAATTACGCACGTTTATTAACACTGCACCTGTAATTCTTTGGTTAACAAACAAGGATGGGTATAGTCCTTTCCTGAATAAAAACTGGATGGACTATACTGGCCAGAGTGAGCAACAGGTAAAAAATTATGGTTGGTTAGATGCCATTCATCCTAATGACAAAGAACGGGCCGAAACTTCATTTATAGAAGCTAATAGAAATCGTCAAAGCTATCGTACAACTTATCGACTTTTAACCAAAGCGGGAAATTACAGGTGGATGATAGCACGGGGTGTGCCTAATTATACATCAGATGGTACTTATAAGGGCATGATAGGTACGGTTGTAGATGTTCACGAGGATAAAATAAAGGAGCAATTGCTAAGGGAAAAGGAGCATAGAATTCGCTCTATTGTTGAAGAAGCTACTGTTGCTACGGCTCTTTATACGGGAAGAGAGATGAAGATTGAGCTGGCCAATGATGCCATGATCCAATTATGGGGTAAGGACAGATCTGTTGTGGGGAAAACCTTGCGTGAAGCCTTGCCTGAACTTGAAGGTCA is part of the Antarcticibacterium sp. 1MA-6-2 genome and harbors:
- a CDS encoding PAS domain-containing sensor histidine kinase — protein: MEKTSLEPDSSIVFKPVLKANAEAILKVAQGSLLVLDRELRIISGNKDFYIHSHLSPKVIEKQFLRDVFTYEMGFEQLLHTIITGKKQSDSSTIILNNLSVKKQFDISIGRLDLEAGEILLLINFKNSSTGPLTGSKRTFTKGLNDILSHAPAAICTLRGPKHIFELANERYINLVGKTNILGKEVRQVLPEVENQSFFEILDKVYSTGNPFVGNEIPIKLDVGEEEPRLSYLDFVYHPTRSSGGEVDGIFVHAIDVTEQVLARKKVEESEKQLRTFINTAPVILWLTNKDGYSPFLNKNWMDYTGQSEQQVKNYGWLDAIHPNDKERAETSFIEANRNRQSYRTTYRLLTKAGNYRWMIARGVPNYTSDGTYKGMIGTVVDVHEDKIKEQLLREKEHRIRSIVEEATVATALYTGREMKIELANDAMIQLWGKDRSVVGKTLREALPELEGQPFYGLLDKVFTTGETYWGKEDRVELNIENELKSGYFSFTYKPLRNEKGQIYGILNMALDVSEMVESKNLLKESESRFRQMADLMPEKVAKSDVNGEPIYFNQNWIQYSGLSFEELKIHGVMDLIHPEEKEEFVRRWNASLATGNRFEMEFRCRNAEGKYKWHLSRGEAMRNEDGIINRWIATTTEIQKIKEEEKRKEDFLKMVSHELKTPVTSIKGYVQLLLSLLNNSKTTDISSLPLKPSLERIDHQIVRLTRLISEMLDLSRLEENKLELRKETFNLNKLVDQTVQDITYTNTQHEIEVFHDFNCNIHADKDRIGQVLINFVTNAIKYSPENRKVEIYIREIEKGFVNVCVKDRGIGIEEKDHKRIFKRFYRVGTKSEETYSGFGIGLYLAKEIIHRHEGSITVKSKLGKGSEFGFNLSVAAKDQES